The following proteins come from a genomic window of Ignavibacteria bacterium:
- a CDS encoding T9SS type A sorting domain-containing protein: protein MKNFSRPGFTFLFFLCFISVFSSFSSAQTLEERIDSLLNKMTLDEKILQLHQEGGFNTADNARLNVPGFIMADGPHGVRDGSNATCFPVGIAMAASWDLDLVQRLGTAMGEEFRGKGKHQALGPAMDLNRDPRNGRSAESGGEDPYLDAQITTAAVKGIQMTPCLATIKHYNANHRENGRLTNNISVSQRMLMEYYGLYFRTAVQQGGAFSVMNAYNLINGEKSAENHNLLTTILKEKWGFPYYVVSDWGSIWDPGKAIKAGCDIEMGSTLYTGLADLVKKGTVPESAINEAVRRVLRTKFLSGMMNYYPVGNPDDVNSKAHKDLTVEAAKKVMVLLKNQDNILPLNKSQIKTIALIGPSADVMQIDGGGSAYVSPFYTVSPKAGLENKFGASNILFTRGCDINSSNTDGFAKAKLYAMQSDVVIFCGGLDPSQESEGMDRATGSIELPGKQQDLINELAAVNKNVIVVLFSGGICGLNQSIDKIKGLIYAFYPGQEGGTALAEVLFGDYNPGGKLPVTYPKTDSQLPAWDDDFTNDYGGGYRWFDKKGFIPLFPFGYGLSYTTFGYSNLVISPANPSYGEPVTVSLDVTNTGQRAGDEVPQLYLSRTQSAVEMPVKQLRGFKRITLEPGEKKTVTFTITNDELYYYNEADSSFTVEPGTFNVMAGGSSDNLPLKGSFQMQSGVKKPDFVITGIRTLPRYPLKGEKVQFLATVMNQGTGATSKDTKIKVLFKIDGKEVSWSTNYSAPVPAGGMALIGADGGPEGSYSWTAGNTGTFTLEATADYDNSVDECVESNNSFKTQLTVSPEPPKNLAFGKPVTVTSVEKPELGGRYAVDGSLSTRWSSAFSDPQSITVDLQDVYKIEQVVLQWEAAYGKQYKINLSEDGQNWTTVKYETNSDGGLDAVACSMNARYVRMYGIQRATEWGYSLLELQVFGQAVTDVKDETGLQKHFSYRLMDNYPNPFNPTTTITYEIAERSTVRIDIINLLGQVVSTLINSEHTPGIYSVRWNGRDNSGQSAASGIYLYRMQAGNFSESRKLLLLK, encoded by the coding sequence ATGAAAAACTTTTCCCGCCCCGGCTTTACTTTTCTTTTCTTTCTTTGTTTTATTAGTGTTTTCAGTTCATTTTCTTCAGCACAGACTCTTGAAGAAAGGATAGATTCTCTTCTTAATAAAATGACACTGGACGAAAAAATACTTCAGCTCCATCAGGAAGGAGGCTTTAATACCGCGGATAATGCGAGGCTTAACGTCCCGGGATTTATTATGGCAGACGGCCCTCATGGAGTGCGTGACGGCAGCAATGCCACATGCTTTCCTGTTGGAATTGCAATGGCCGCAAGCTGGGACCTGGATCTTGTTCAGAGGCTTGGAACTGCAATGGGAGAAGAATTCCGGGGCAAGGGAAAGCATCAGGCTCTTGGACCTGCAATGGATCTCAACCGTGATCCCAGAAATGGCAGAAGCGCTGAAAGCGGCGGCGAGGATCCGTACCTGGATGCACAGATAACCACTGCTGCCGTTAAGGGAATTCAGATGACGCCATGCCTTGCAACAATTAAACATTACAACGCCAACCACAGGGAAAACGGAAGACTTACCAACAATATTAGCGTAAGCCAGAGAATGCTTATGGAATATTACGGGCTTTATTTCAGAACAGCCGTCCAGCAGGGCGGAGCTTTTTCGGTCATGAACGCATACAATTTAATAAATGGTGAAAAAAGCGCTGAAAACCATAACCTTCTTACAACCATATTAAAAGAAAAATGGGGCTTCCCTTATTATGTTGTATCCGACTGGGGCTCCATTTGGGATCCCGGAAAGGCTATTAAGGCAGGTTGCGACATTGAAATGGGATCGACGCTATATACCGGCCTGGCAGATCTTGTAAAGAAAGGGACCGTACCCGAATCGGCAATTAATGAAGCCGTACGGAGGGTTCTCAGGACAAAATTCCTGTCGGGCATGATGAATTACTATCCGGTGGGAAATCCGGATGATGTAAACAGCAAGGCTCATAAAGATCTCACAGTTGAGGCGGCAAAGAAAGTAATGGTGCTCCTGAAAAACCAGGACAATATACTGCCCTTGAACAAATCTCAAATAAAAACAATTGCTTTAATCGGGCCAAGCGCCGATGTTATGCAGATTGACGGAGGCGGAAGCGCGTATGTTTCTCCTTTCTATACAGTCAGCCCCAAAGCCGGCCTGGAGAATAAATTCGGCGCATCAAATATACTTTTTACCAGGGGCTGCGACATCAACAGCAGCAATACCGACGGCTTTGCAAAGGCAAAGCTTTATGCAATGCAGTCCGACGTCGTTATTTTCTGCGGCGGACTGGATCCCAGCCAGGAAAGCGAAGGCATGGACAGGGCTACGGGTTCAATAGAGCTTCCGGGAAAGCAGCAGGATCTTATAAATGAGCTGGCTGCAGTAAATAAAAATGTTATTGTTGTACTCTTCAGCGGAGGAATCTGCGGGCTTAACCAGTCAATTGACAAAATAAAAGGTTTAATCTATGCCTTCTATCCCGGACAGGAAGGAGGCACCGCACTGGCAGAGGTGCTCTTTGGAGATTACAATCCGGGAGGCAAGTTGCCTGTTACTTATCCAAAGACAGATTCACAGCTTCCGGCCTGGGATGATGACTTCACGAATGACTATGGCGGCGGCTACCGCTGGTTCGATAAAAAAGGTTTCATTCCCCTGTTCCCCTTCGGATATGGCCTGAGCTATACAACATTTGGTTACAGCAACCTGGTCATCAGCCCGGCGAATCCTTCATACGGAGAACCGGTAACAGTAAGCCTTGACGTTACAAACACCGGGCAAAGAGCGGGCGACGAAGTGCCCCAGCTGTATTTAAGCCGCACTCAGTCGGCTGTGGAAATGCCTGTAAAACAGCTGAGAGGATTTAAGAGAATTACGCTTGAACCCGGAGAAAAAAAGACGGTCACCTTTACAATTACAAATGATGAGCTTTATTATTACAATGAAGCCGACAGTTCTTTTACCGTGGAACCGGGCACGTTTAACGTCATGGCAGGCGGCTCGTCGGATAACCTCCCACTAAAAGGAAGCTTCCAGATGCAGAGCGGAGTAAAAAAGCCTGATTTTGTTATTACCGGGATAAGAACTCTTCCCAGATATCCGCTCAAGGGAGAAAAGGTCCAGTTCCTTGCAACTGTTATGAATCAGGGCACCGGCGCAACAAGTAAAGACACGAAGATAAAGGTTCTTTTTAAGATTGATGGAAAAGAAGTAAGCTGGAGCACGAACTATTCTGCCCCTGTTCCGGCTGGCGGCATGGCTCTTATTGGGGCCGACGGCGGGCCTGAAGGCTCATACAGCTGGACAGCCGGAAATACCGGCACATTTACGCTTGAGGCCACAGCAGATTACGACAATTCGGTTGACGAATGCGTGGAGAGTAATAACTCATTCAAGACGCAGTTAACTGTCAGTCCCGAGCCGCCCAAGAACCTGGCCTTTGGGAAGCCTGTTACAGTAACATCTGTTGAAAAGCCCGAGCTGGGCGGCAGATATGCCGTTGACGGAAGCTTGTCCACAAGGTGGTCCTCTGCCTTCAGCGATCCGCAGTCAATTACCGTTGACCTTCAGGACGTATATAAGATTGAGCAGGTTGTGCTTCAATGGGAAGCCGCCTACGGGAAGCAGTATAAAATCAACCTCTCTGAAGACGGGCAAAACTGGACTACAGTAAAATACGAGACCAACAGTGACGGCGGCCTGGATGCAGTTGCCTGTTCCATGAATGCTCGTTATGTAAGGATGTACGGCATTCAGCGTGCAACAGAGTGGGGCTATTCACTTCTTGAGCTCCAGGTCTTCGGGCAGGCTGTTACGGACGTCAAAGATGAAACAGGGCTTCAGAAACATTTCAGCTACAGGCTTATGGATAACTATCCCAATCCTTTCAACCCGACAACCACAATAACATACGAGATAGCAGAGCGCTCAACTGTAAGGATTGATATAATCAACCTTTTGGGACAGGTTGTTTCAACGCTCATAAATTCAGAGCATACGCCGGGCATATACAGCGTAAGGTGGAACGGGCGGGATAATTCAGGACAAAGTGCCGCAAGCGGAATTTATCTCTACAGAATGCAGGCGGGTAATTTCTCAGAGAGCAGGAAGCTCCTCCTTTTGAAATAA
- a CDS encoding ectoine synthase, with protein sequence MKMSDIPFGITDWSKIDKTEHKGATGSAYWHTQQFGDLRVRMVEYTPGYLADHWCSKGHILFCLEGELITELADGRKFTLTPGMSYQVADNEEAHRSFTQTGARLFIVD encoded by the coding sequence ATGAAAATGTCAGATATCCCTTTTGGCATTACAGACTGGTCAAAAATCGATAAGACAGAGCACAAAGGGGCCACAGGATCTGCTTACTGGCACACGCAGCAGTTCGGAGACCTTCGCGTACGCATGGTCGAATATACACCGGGCTACCTTGCCGATCACTGGTGCTCAAAAGGCCACATCCTCTTTTGCCTTGAGGGGGAACTTATAACCGAGCTCGCAGACGGAAGAAAATTTACACTTACTCCCGGAATGAGCTATCAGGTTGCAGATAATGAGGAGGCTCACAGGTCCTTTACACAGACCGGAGCCAGGCTGTTTATTGTGGATTGA
- a CDS encoding T9SS type A sorting domain-containing protein → MKKMLLSLFLLFSNMLFSQSSHWIYFNGANSRLPNNNVSSIAIDHQEVKWIGTDGYGLARFDGTNWTIYNSKNSGLSNDFVRVVYVDKDNNKWIGTKSGGLYKFDGKTWTNWNTSNSFLPSNWVASFVIDPKGVMWIGTGDKGLVRVENDIWVVYTKENSPLPVNFVYSLAADSLGNTWIGTNGGGLARFDGVNWEIKNKYNSNLSCNASLSIAIDKNNDKWIASFSCGLFRLHDTTFTKFDKARSPIHDNWVACVTLENRNIKWLGMDSTGVARFEGDKWTFYDTANSGLPDKYVRTIAVDKYGNKWIGTGRGGIAVFNENGVNIPPVIIVSEPGNQTRWITGSKEKITWATSNVSGNVNIRLSTDGGATFPVDLVLNTANDGSEDITVPEVSSSSCVIRIESISNSQIQGITSGKFQIAALSVPNQLKPVNNSMKQPLDIRLSWNKGAFCDSYKLVIASDSTFLHPVIQDSAITDTVKEVKGLTDFRQYYWRVQGMNGSVKTQWSPVWKFTTVFNAPDNLKASPEDKNQTKLTWNDNSESETGYVIERKSGSGFIQVATTQENSVEFIDTGLAIPGSYEYRIKAVAGGGESDYSNTASVTVTSVSEKGSVIKDFELVQNFPNPFNPATTIRYALPEAASVRLTIFNMLGVAIKSFTFSSQTAGYQNVVWDGKDFNNSQAASGTYICKMEAITINGKVTERIIKMIMLK, encoded by the coding sequence ATGAAAAAGATGTTACTGTCTCTTTTTCTTTTATTCAGCAATATGCTCTTTTCACAGAGCTCACATTGGATTTATTTCAACGGCGCAAATTCACGCCTGCCCAATAACAACGTATCTTCAATAGCTATCGATCATCAGGAGGTAAAATGGATAGGGACTGATGGCTACGGACTTGCAAGATTTGATGGCACAAACTGGACAATATACAACTCTAAGAACTCAGGCCTGAGCAATGATTTTGTTCGCGTCGTTTATGTTGATAAAGATAACAATAAATGGATCGGCACTAAATCCGGAGGGCTCTACAAGTTTGACGGTAAGACCTGGACAAACTGGAACACATCAAATTCATTTCTGCCCAGCAACTGGGTGGCTTCTTTTGTAATTGACCCTAAAGGAGTAATGTGGATAGGGACCGGTGACAAGGGCCTTGTACGGGTTGAAAATGACATCTGGGTTGTATATACTAAGGAAAATTCCCCGCTTCCTGTAAATTTTGTCTATTCGCTTGCCGCCGACAGCCTTGGAAATACCTGGATCGGCACAAACGGCGGGGGGCTTGCAAGATTTGACGGAGTAAACTGGGAGATAAAAAATAAATACAATTCCAACCTCTCCTGCAATGCCTCGCTTTCCATTGCCATCGATAAAAATAACGATAAATGGATAGCCTCATTCAGCTGCGGGCTCTTCAGGCTGCATGACACAACATTTACAAAGTTTGACAAGGCAAGGAGTCCTATCCATGACAACTGGGTTGCCTGTGTTACGCTTGAGAACAGGAATATAAAATGGCTCGGGATGGACTCAACCGGGGTGGCAAGGTTTGAAGGCGACAAGTGGACATTCTATGACACTGCCAACTCCGGACTTCCGGATAAATATGTAAGAACAATTGCAGTTGACAAATACGGCAATAAATGGATCGGGACAGGACGCGGTGGTATTGCAGTTTTTAATGAGAACGGAGTTAATATTCCTCCCGTCATTATTGTCTCTGAACCCGGAAACCAAACCAGATGGATAACCGGGAGCAAAGAAAAAATAACCTGGGCTACAAGCAACGTTTCGGGAAATGTAAACATCAGGCTTTCCACAGACGGAGGCGCAACATTCCCGGTTGACCTTGTCTTAAATACTGCAAACGACGGATCTGAAGACATTACTGTGCCTGAAGTATCCTCTTCCTCGTGTGTCATCAGAATTGAATCCATCTCAAATTCACAGATACAGGGAATAACAAGCGGGAAATTTCAGATTGCGGCCTTGTCGGTTCCAAATCAGTTAAAGCCGGTAAACAATTCCATGAAACAACCCCTCGATATCAGGCTCAGCTGGAATAAAGGAGCATTCTGCGACAGCTACAAACTTGTAATTGCTTCAGACAGCACATTCCTGCACCCTGTAATACAGGATTCAGCAATAACCGATACAGTAAAAGAAGTAAAAGGCCTTACAGACTTCAGGCAGTATTACTGGCGGGTTCAGGGCATGAATGGAAGCGTAAAGACGCAATGGTCGCCGGTCTGGAAGTTCACAACAGTTTTCAATGCGCCTGACAACCTGAAGGCATCACCTGAAGACAAAAATCAGACAAAGCTTACCTGGAATGACAACTCAGAAAGCGAGACCGGGTATGTAATTGAAAGGAAATCCGGATCCGGTTTCATACAAGTAGCCACCACACAGGAAAACAGCGTTGAATTTATTGATACCGGCCTCGCAATTCCGGGCAGCTATGAGTACAGGATAAAGGCAGTTGCCGGTGGCGGCGAATCAGATTACAGCAATACGGCATCGGTTACAGTTACCTCTGTAAGTGAAAAGGGATCTGTAATTAAGGATTTTGAACTTGTTCAGAATTTTCCGAATCCGTTCAATCCAGCAACCACAATAAGATACGCGCTGCCTGAAGCTGCCAGCGTAAGGCTTACGATCTTTAATATGTTAGGTGTGGCAATAAAGAGCTTTACTTTTAGTTCTCAGACGGCGGGATACCAGAATGTAGTCTGGGACGGAAAAGACTTCAATAATAGTCAGGCTGCAAGCGGGACTTATATTTGTAAAATGGAAGCCATAACAATAAATGGAAAAGTAACAGAAAGGATTATAAAAATGATAATGCTTAAATAA
- a CDS encoding SRPBCC family protein: MKVYRFETKKVLPVSKTKCWEFFSDPKNLQIMTPPELDFKIKSILPGEMYPGQIIIYRIKIFPLIYVTWVTEITHVRDYEYFVDEQRFGPYKLWHHEHIFREVNEGVEMTDIVHYAIPLGLIGRIMNAIVIKKKLNRIFSFRKEFLKSSLNKS; encoded by the coding sequence ATGAAGGTCTACAGGTTCGAAACAAAGAAGGTTTTACCAGTCAGCAAAACCAAATGCTGGGAATTTTTCTCTGATCCGAAGAACCTTCAGATAATGACTCCTCCCGAACTGGACTTCAAGATCAAGTCTATTCTGCCCGGAGAAATGTACCCCGGGCAGATTATTATATACCGCATTAAAATATTCCCCCTGATATATGTCACCTGGGTAACTGAAATAACCCACGTAAGAGACTATGAATATTTTGTTGATGAGCAAAGATTCGGCCCTTACAAGCTCTGGCACCACGAGCACATTTTCCGTGAGGTTAATGAAGGGGTTGAGATGACAGACATAGTGCATTACGCAATTCCATTAGGACTGATCGGAAGAATAATGAATGCAATTGTAATTAAAAAGAAGCTTAATAGAATATTTAGTTTCAGGAAGGAGTTTCTTAAATCCAGCTTAAATAAATCCTGA
- a CDS encoding T9SS type A sorting domain-containing protein, whose translation MEKKLGFLLFLLFLLLTDISGHNLEGKRTHKKNYSHPGSVSLMSIGRNLNSFLQRNGLSAGIKTYSFAPGQMNMNLPLPGPGASDNPRKIFWNKESGTPRYIEFNSSSNSRMNRTVPKGNLSESTANFLMENKTLLKIKDPANEFRLTSQKTDQFSMSHLKYIQTYRGLEVWAREIIVHLDNAGRIISMNGIYEPTPEMIADVKGSVSSSRALEEAMSDLRGKTAITEFPPALAKIIKYNGPVTKKIIWHDRNHIPHLAWFVEIRADLSQDWYYFIDAGSGDILHSYNNISYDGPKTGSGKDLDGVQRTFPVYQFGTGYFLADASEPMYNDAMSVIPDGMIGAIVSLDLRNNDFDGTSPLYFVTSEGNEWNDPAAVSAHYNAILTYKYFLNFCKRNSIDDNGMTIYSTVHVTSNGESMDNAFWSGMIMCYGDGGSSFKPLAGALDVAAHEMTHGITQYSAGLEYQYQSGALNESFSDVFGALVDTLNWQMGETIVKDFQEFPAGCLRDMSNPHNGASEGEHAWQPENMSEFVQTDGDNGGVHTNSGIPNYAFCKVARSLGRSEAGMIWYRALTLYLTKSSQFTDARIATERAAADLFGENSPQLQQVKNAWEAVGVKEDGGTPPPPPSTLEGAEWILMTNTEPSDPNSIYMAKTTITSNSDFFALSQTPVSNRPAVSDATGLVVFVDQNNNLRALLANPDNTQETILDSSGVWGSVAIGPGLTSLALTSMYQDTTIYYIDLINQTYKAFKIATKSYDAADAKTALYADELSFEPSGKFLLFDAYNELKQSTGGTLSFWNINLLNIETGYMEAVFPPQSEGISVANPSFSKTSTTRFTFDYIDENKKQDYVRAADFNTGNVATVAGPLPVIGYPTYSANDRTIAFHNTGTISGITHQTVDQIALKSNFLEPDGPGKPYVIDATYPTWFVIGKRDISPLASKETLPAGFMLMQNFPNPFNPSASISYEVPQEGFVELKVFDILGKEVTTLVNEVKGPGRYTVSFNSQALSLPSGIYLYRLSQGQNSASKKMIIMK comes from the coding sequence ATGGAAAAGAAGCTTGGCTTTTTGTTATTTCTTTTATTTTTACTTTTAACTGATATTTCAGGGCATAATTTAGAAGGTAAAAGGACTCACAAAAAAAATTATTCTCATCCGGGTTCCGTTTCCCTGATGAGCATAGGAAGAAATCTTAATTCTTTCCTGCAGAGAAACGGATTAAGTGCAGGTATTAAGACCTATTCTTTTGCTCCAGGGCAAATGAACATGAATCTTCCTCTTCCCGGGCCCGGGGCATCGGATAATCCCCGAAAAATTTTCTGGAACAAGGAATCGGGTACACCACGCTACATTGAATTTAACAGCAGTTCAAACAGCAGGATGAATAGAACTGTTCCAAAAGGAAATTTGTCAGAAAGTACCGCTAATTTCCTGATGGAAAATAAAACGCTTCTGAAGATTAAAGATCCCGCAAATGAATTCCGTCTTACAAGCCAAAAGACGGACCAGTTTAGCATGTCCCATCTGAAATATATTCAGACTTATAGGGGCCTTGAGGTATGGGCCAGGGAAATTATTGTTCATCTTGACAACGCCGGCAGAATAATTTCCATGAACGGCATATATGAGCCGACGCCAGAGATGATTGCGGATGTAAAAGGAAGTGTCAGCTCTTCCCGTGCCCTTGAAGAAGCAATGTCGGACCTCAGGGGAAAGACTGCAATAACAGAATTTCCTCCCGCACTGGCAAAGATAATAAAATATAACGGGCCTGTTACGAAGAAAATTATTTGGCACGACAGGAACCACATACCCCACCTTGCATGGTTTGTTGAGATAAGGGCAGACCTGTCACAGGACTGGTATTACTTCATTGATGCCGGTTCAGGAGATATACTTCATTCATACAACAATATTAGTTATGACGGGCCTAAAACCGGGAGCGGAAAAGACCTGGACGGAGTACAAAGGACTTTCCCGGTTTATCAATTCGGGACTGGTTACTTCCTTGCAGATGCATCCGAGCCGATGTATAACGACGCAATGTCAGTAATTCCAGACGGAATGATTGGCGCAATTGTTTCCCTGGACTTAAGAAATAATGATTTTGACGGCACGTCGCCTTTATATTTTGTAACCTCAGAGGGGAATGAATGGAATGATCCGGCCGCTGTTTCTGCTCATTATAATGCAATATTAACTTACAAGTATTTCCTCAATTTCTGCAAAAGGAATTCAATTGATGATAACGGGATGACCATATATTCTACAGTGCACGTAACGAGTAATGGCGAGTCAATGGACAATGCCTTCTGGTCGGGCATGATTATGTGTTATGGCGACGGCGGAAGCTCTTTCAAGCCTCTTGCCGGAGCACTCGATGTAGCGGCTCACGAAATGACTCACGGCATTACACAGTATTCAGCAGGACTGGAATATCAATATCAGTCGGGAGCCCTGAATGAGTCTTTCTCCGATGTTTTCGGCGCGCTGGTAGATACCTTAAACTGGCAGATGGGAGAAACGATAGTAAAAGACTTTCAGGAATTTCCAGCCGGATGTTTAAGGGATATGTCAAATCCGCACAACGGGGCTTCAGAGGGTGAACACGCCTGGCAGCCTGAAAATATGAGTGAGTTCGTTCAGACAGATGGAGATAACGGAGGGGTTCATACAAACAGCGGCATCCCGAACTATGCTTTCTGCAAGGTGGCCCGGAGCCTCGGCAGATCTGAGGCCGGAATGATATGGTACAGGGCGCTGACACTTTATCTGACCAAATCCTCGCAGTTTACTGATGCACGCATTGCAACAGAAAGAGCCGCCGCTGATCTTTTTGGTGAAAACAGTCCTCAGCTTCAGCAGGTAAAAAATGCCTGGGAAGCTGTTGGAGTTAAAGAAGACGGCGGAACACCTCCCCCGCCTCCAAGCACACTGGAAGGGGCGGAGTGGATACTCATGACGAATACCGAACCTTCAGACCCGAATTCAATCTACATGGCAAAAACTACGATAACTTCAAATTCCGACTTTTTTGCTTTATCACAAACGCCCGTTAGCAACCGTCCGGCAGTCTCGGATGCAACAGGGCTTGTTGTTTTTGTCGATCAGAATAATAATTTAAGGGCGCTTCTTGCAAACCCAGATAATACGCAGGAGACTATTCTTGATTCCAGCGGAGTCTGGGGCAGCGTGGCAATCGGTCCGGGATTGACCTCACTTGCCCTGACATCAATGTACCAGGATACGACAATTTATTACATTGATCTGATCAATCAGACTTACAAAGCCTTTAAGATCGCTACAAAGTCATATGATGCTGCCGATGCAAAGACAGCGCTTTATGCAGATGAGCTTTCATTTGAGCCTTCGGGAAAATTCCTCCTCTTTGATGCATATAATGAACTGAAACAGTCTACCGGCGGCACACTCAGTTTCTGGAACATCAACTTACTGAACATAGAAACAGGATACATGGAGGCAGTCTTTCCTCCGCAGAGCGAAGGCATAAGCGTTGCAAACCCGTCCTTCTCCAAGACCTCCACAACACGTTTTACATTCGACTACATCGATGAAAACAAAAAGCAGGACTATGTGCGGGCAGCCGACTTTAATACCGGGAATGTTGCAACTGTAGCCGGGCCTCTACCGGTTATAGGGTACCCTACTTACTCAGCTAATGACAGGACAATTGCATTTCATAATACCGGAACCATTTCAGGCATTACACATCAGACAGTCGATCAGATAGCCTTAAAGAGCAATTTTCTTGAGCCCGATGGCCCGGGCAAGCCCTATGTTATAGATGCAACTTACCCCACCTGGTTCGTGATCGGCAAAAGAGATATAAGCCCCTTAGCCAGTAAGGAAACTCTGCCGGCCGGCTTTATGCTCATGCAGAATTTCCCGAATCCCTTTAATCCATCGGCTTCAATAAGTTATGAAGTTCCGCAGGAGGGCTTTGTAGAGTTAAAGGTATTTGACATACTAGGAAAAGAGGTTACAACTCTGGTCAATGAGGTAAAAGGACCCGGACGTTATACGGTGTCCTTTAATTCGCAGGCCTTATCATTGCCAAGCGGTATTTATCTTTACAGATTAAGCCAGGGACAAAATTCGGCCTCTAAAAAAATGATAATAATGAAATAA
- a CDS encoding T9SS type A sorting domain-containing protein: MKRICFCLLLLVTSHAFSQNKEWVTFNSTNSKLPSNQINSIAIDSFGVKWIAAEKGLVKIDGNDWSIYDKTNSALTCPHPLAVTIEGQNTVWIATYCLGLVRFDGKNWAIYDSIKSPLPYRTVTSVAIDNEGSKWAGMIYGGVAKFDDTNWTFYNTGNSPLPSNHINCIAVNSQDYKFFGTDNGLAVFDGKNWIVYNKDNSPLPGNNVQSVTFDKNGIMWVGTKGQGLVRHDGLNCDIYNTSNSELKNNYIHAIHIDGQNQKWIGTETCLEKFNTSAWTCIDTLNPSITGSYITSIVSDKNNSKWIGTFNSGLSVYTEIQSGFDDGIDNGVIYSYSLSQNYPNPFNPSTTISYTIPRQEFVSLKVYNLLGCEVTSIVNGLKQAGTHSAGFNASSLPSGMYIYTIQAGGYRESKKLTVLK; encoded by the coding sequence ATGAAGAGAATATGTTTCTGTTTATTATTACTTGTGACGTCTCATGCTTTTAGTCAGAACAAGGAGTGGGTTACATTCAACAGCACAAATTCGAAGCTTCCGAGCAACCAGATAAACAGTATAGCCATAGATTCTTTCGGAGTAAAATGGATTGCAGCTGAAAAAGGGCTCGTTAAAATTGACGGGAATGACTGGAGCATCTACGATAAAACGAACTCTGCCCTTACGTGCCCGCATCCGCTTGCAGTTACAATTGAAGGGCAGAATACCGTATGGATCGCAACGTACTGCCTTGGCCTCGTAAGGTTTGACGGGAAAAACTGGGCTATATATGACAGCATAAAGTCCCCCCTGCCTTACAGAACTGTCACCTCGGTTGCAATCGATAACGAGGGCAGCAAATGGGCGGGGATGATATATGGCGGTGTGGCAAAGTTTGACGACACTAACTGGACATTTTACAACACAGGAAATTCTCCCCTTCCCAGCAATCATATAAACTGCATTGCGGTAAACAGCCAGGATTATAAATTCTTCGGCACGGATAACGGCCTTGCAGTTTTTGACGGGAAAAACTGGATTGTCTACAATAAAGACAACTCCCCCCTTCCCGGCAACAACGTTCAGTCGGTCACTTTCGATAAGAATGGGATCATGTGGGTTGGAACCAAGGGCCAGGGGCTTGTACGCCATGACGGATTAAACTGCGATATTTATAATACTTCAAACTCTGAGCTGAAGAACAACTATATTCATGCAATTCATATAGACGGACAGAACCAGAAATGGATTGGGACAGAAACCTGCCTGGAAAAATTTAATACTTCGGCCTGGACGTGCATAGATACACTCAATCCATCTATTACAGGCAGTTATATTACTTCAATCGTCTCTGACAAGAACAATTCTAAATGGATCGGAACATTTAACAGCGGGCTTTCAGTTTACACTGAAATTCAGTCAGGTTTTGATGATGGCATTGATAACGGAGTTATTTATTCATACTCACTTTCACAGAATTATCCTAATCCGTTTAACCCTTCAACTACAATAAGCTATACCATTCCCCGGCAGGAATTTGTAAGTCTGAAGGTTTATAATCTCCTGGGATGTGAAGTAACATCAATTGTAAACGGGCTAAAACAGGCGGGGACTCATTCAGCTGGGTTTAACGCATCATCTCTTCCAAGCGGGATGTACATATATACAATTCAGGCAGGAGGATACAGAGAAAGCAAAAAGCTGACCGTATTAAAATAA